The nucleotide sequence attaattaggggtgatacagtaaaattacgattgaagcagctgaagcaaataTGTCATAGATgtctatttcatttttaataaatattattaatttactgatacatgaatgacttataataattaattaggaatgatgtagtaaaattacagttgaaacaACTGAAACAAACATATCGATCTTGTGCCTGCTCCGACATCTTTAACTCCCTCTCATATACTAGTTGGCTACCCCATGCTACGCACGGGCCCAATATTGAACTTAAAAATTCTATGTtatgtgtaatttttatttaattaaaaccttCAACTATTTAGTTGATAAATTCTTagttagacatatattattatatttaaattaatgaaatttatataagaatatttttagttgttaatatGACACCCATgaaatttcgagagtcaatcaaatgttttatacttttaaaatttttgaagctgataattattatgattaatagatttttacgaatttttttttgaaatatataacaaattaattattttttagatattttaagttgttaactattgtaatttagaatactttttatgtaatttttaaataatatatttttaaaaatatatagcaaattaattattttttagatatttaaagttgttaattattataatttattaaacttttttgacattataatttaatattttaagttgttagctaatTTATAATAgtctccttgttcaaacttttgtggcattgatagttaaatatattttaaaataatttaagtttttaattattgtgatttataataatttttttctattccaatttaagcgaTACTGATaaaaattttgagagtcaaccaaatatcacgattaAAATAGCGAAgtagacatatcttaaatgactcataataaccaAGTAGAAGTGATATACCATTAttaattcaaaacatcaaaagttaatttatcattttatgtttattttattttttattaaatattattaattttttaatatttagatgacttataataattaattagggatgttatagtaaaattacggttgaaacaactgaaatagacatgtcataaatatctattttatattttattaagtattattattttttctaatatataactgacatataataattaattaagggtgctATAGTAAAATCATAGAGAAGTTGGCAAGCAGACATGTCGACGATTGATAtgagtattatattataatatcaatattaatcAATATTTAGTATTAGATCTTAGAAACATattgaaaaataagtaattaatgtgaaaaataaaatatgaaaaaaatattaattattatttttaagatgttaaaaaacaaataaaaatgtgaaaaatttattttttaaatagtagACAAGCAGAAATAAATGGATAAAAGTACTTGCCTATGTAATTAATAACATTATTCTTATAtgatatcttctttttttttgtgtgtgtgcgcgcgcgggGGGAGGATTACGTTATTATGACGATTCTACTTAAACatttaaatttattgatttaCCTTTTACTTAAATGGTGCTAATTTCGATGATTGTCCATTACATAATTTTTTGGGGATAATTTATTCGTGTTCAAGATTTAACAAatttaagacaaaaaataatttGTCACAAATTGGGTATATTATGAAATTCAAGGAAAGAGAATGTAATATAAAAgtatgaaatgaaagaaaaaattaaaggaattaTTGAGAGATTAAAAAACTGATATCATTGCTATTATTTTTCggtaaatatataataaagttatttattaaatactaaattttacatatttagtTTAGTGAGAAACTTTCATTGcattgaaaaaaaatcataaaattattatatgtgcCGCATCGAGGGACTCCTTGGataacctatttttcattttcattttccttttattaatACATTGTTGGtaccaaccaaaaaaataataaaattatattttttttcttttgaaatattaatttatttgttattatttagcgaGAGAGAGTCTCTCGCCATAGTTAgtttaatatcaattttttattatcattataatttAGCGAGGGACGTCCCTCTCTactttcacaaaaaaattaaaaattaaagtatttgACTTGTGCAAGGGACTATGTTGCAAATCCCCTTGCAATAGTTACATACAATTTGTCCCTCACTAACCTTGGTTGCTAATAGCCAAGTTTTTAGTAGTGTGAAGTACTTAGTGAAGATTGTTGCTACCATATTCTACTTGTGTATGAGGCAGAGGTACGGTTTGCGTACATTCTATCCTCCCCAAAATCCCATTTTATAGGAATAcatcgggtatgttgttgttgttgtatggtgATTGTGTGTGTAACAGTAATCGTATATTTGATATCGGGTCATTCCTCGCAAGGAAAGGCTCATTAGGCTTAATGAGTTAACTTTCTCATTGATGTATTCTTTCACTAAGGTTGAATTAAACCGCGCGATAGTATGTTCAGCATGTACCATCTGTTCACCAACTTGCATGTACCTTGACTAATTTCACGGTATAGCAACCTTTCCCCAGTACATGTACCATTTGTTCACCAAAAATTGAATAGATATGAAGAATCACCAAGTGCTTTTTTGCATTTGTGGAGTTTCAAATCCGAACCTCAATTCACAATGCCCTTCATTGACCACTAGCGTAATTGCTATTTCTTTTCCCTTTTCACCTCAAGTAATTAAGAGCACGAAATGTAGGATCACAGCGCCGCAATAATTTTTTCGCGCTTTATGTCGAGCATGAAGATAAATGGAAAAAGAAGGATAGATTTTATTCATAATGCAGCATGAGAGAATTCAGCATCAGTAGCTGATGATGATGAAACGACAACATATACCCCCGTGTAATCGCACTAATGAGGTCGAGGGAAGGTAGGAGGTAGAGACATTGTTTCCGACAGACCCTCGACTATAGGTGCTGCTGATAGACGGGATATTATGtcaaatgtatatatatgttaagAACCCACATGATCAGTGCGCCCTTTAAGTAGCATGTACATGAATGGACCAAAGTTCGGCAGAAACATTTGGTTGAATACAACAGCTATGGAATGACATACCCGCTAACTCATACAGAACGATTCCAAAACTCAGCAGGCTTGCGGTGCTGGAAAGGAAAACATTCAAATTTCAGAACAACAAATTGCTCGAATGTTTTGAATACATAGATATGAGTTGTGGTATAGGATGTGGACATGCACAAATAGAGATGAAAACCGAAACCATTGTGTCATTGCAAATGGATGAAAACAAATCTCAATCTCTGATATACATAAGCATACTTTTCTTACCTTAGAGACTGGCATCTTTGCTCGGACTGAATCTATTAATGAGAAGTCAATATCTGCAACAGTAATACCTGTTGACGATCGATCTGAAGCAGAAACAACAAGATGAATGAATTTGTCTATATCAccatgaaaagggaaaaaaagtagTTTGTCTTTTTTAAATACTAAGGTGGATATGTGGGAGCGACGATCAACTACACAACATTGAGAAGTTTACTAAACGAAAAGAACTTGGAGATCTAATGCCAGTGTGTCGTCCATTCGTATCCATTCGTCATTCCTCATACAAGACCCTCTAGTCAATACAAATCCAGGAATTCAATTTTACACTGTATTTTCATCCAAAATGATAGTGGCCATCAGAGTTCAAGCTTTCTTACAACAATTTTTCCTATGAAGCAAAATACTTAATGAGGTTTTCCTTGGAATAATAGAAAAAGTAGCCTTTGGGAGGGAGAGAGGATGAAGCGATTATCTAAAGAAATGGGGCGGaatataataatttctttttaaaaaggcCAAGTGGTGATGCCAAAACCATTTTTGAAGGATCAATAATGGTTTCCATATCAGCAAAAACTTGATAATGTGTTAGCCTTCCCTTTTGCTCTTAAAGCGACAATCTCGTGGCATAAAATCATCGTCTATACGTTATAAACAGAACAAAAAGTTACAACAAATGAGTACCTAAGTATGGAATTAAATGGTACCTGGCAATCGACCAACTATTGTTCCCCAAGGATCAATTATTAAGGTATTTCCATAACTTTCCCTCTTTTCATTATGCTTCCCTGCTTGAGCGGCAGCTATGACCTGTCGTAATAATTATCCACAAGGGACACAATAGGAAGAAGACAAAATGCATGAAACTTCTTTCTTTGATAACTTTATCCAAGAAATCAACTAACGCTCTCACGGGAAATTTTAAAATCGAACTTCAAAGCATTATTTTTTGACAACATTAACATTGTCCAGGAATTTATAAAACCAAAGTAGCATGTAAAATCTGTCTGTCACCGACAAATTCACCATGACCCAGAGATGGTCCCCATTCAAGATAGTACCTAATCCCAAGAAGGAGGCTACGGACAAAATTTTGTACACAGATTCGGCTTCTAGTTTTTTTTAAGAGGCACTTCACACATTCAGCCAAACTTGCTATTGATGCTTTGTTAATTTGGAAGATCTTTACAGAGATTTCGAAAAAAGGAACTGACTGGTGATGATACTCTTACCAGGAACTATAATTTAGCTAGGTTACACCAGAAAAAAGTTAGTTTTAAATCGTCAATCCAAGGACAGAATATTATCTGGTTGCACATAATCGGCGAAACATATTGTTTGATTCCATAAAGTTAAAATTGCTATTAAATCGTCAATCCAAGGACAGAATAGTCTGGTTACACATAATCGACAAAACATATTGTTTGATTCCATAAAGTTAAAATTGCTAACTAATATTTGCAGTTCCAATATAGaaaaacatcatgaacaaccaaatagtGTTAAAAAGAAAAGGCCAGGATTAAAATAAGACAGATAATGACCATACATAACACTGTGTTTCAATTGCACGAGCGCGGAGAAGAATCTCCCAATGTGCCTGACCTGTCACCGTTGTGAAAGCGGCAGGCACTAACAAAACCTGAAAGAATACGGAAGTTTTTTCACTAACTTATTATTTGCTTTTGGAGAAATAGAAACAAGAGGGGGAACCATAATACCTGTGCATCGTGATTGAACCTCAGTTGTTGATACAGCTCAGGGAATCTTAAATCATAACAAACAGTGACACCCAAACGTCCGAAGGGGCTGTCCACCACGACAATATCCTTTCCTGTGAGGATTAGTCAGTAGGATCCGTAATGAATAAGAAGTTAATATGCTGATTATTAATTCCTATACATGATCAATAAGAAAAAAGGACAAACAGAATGTTCAGTGCAAGCAACTCTCAAGACAACGAAAACGgtacaaaataaatttaagaagAAAGTACATGTTTCAACATGGACCACTCATACTGACCTCTCAAAATTTTATGCTAACCCTACTAATTATGTTGCACATCCTtttttttgtacgttattcaatCCAAAACCCACTAAGACTCTTACTCAATGTTTTCTCATACAAGGAAACAATATTCAAGAAGCTAATCAAGACATTGTCTAAGGGATATAAATGTTAGCAGGGTTCTTTTTTGATAAGGCAAAGGTTTATTAAAAATGCACCAAGATGGTACTAAAAAGGTACAAATGACCAGCAGGGGATGGTCATACAGTCAGTTACATCCTGCTTTCTAGTAAGTCAAGGAAATCCAAATATGTTACTttctcagaaaaaaaaaaagagtcaaggAAATCCATATATTGACTAAGATTATAAATGCTAATAAATGTTAACATGGTTATATGAGTTTCTTACCAGCTTCAGTGAAACTGCTCTCTTTATAAACTGCACCTCCAGGAACATCCACATCAAAACTATAAATACAGCAGAAACCACCATTAGCATTTTAGGTAGATGAAGGATCAGCTAGGGGTCACGTTGTGTTCAGATTGTTCACAATGACTCATTCATCGAAATTCGGTTGTTTTATCACCAACAGTATGAAATTACGGAAAAACTAAAGGACGATAACCTCAGTCTATTGTCTAAGAAAGGCAAGTTTTAAGAGTCTTACAGATGCATCTTACTGTACGTACTCCTAATATTCCCATTATCATCAATGAGAACATGAGTGTTGCGCAAGTGTGCATCATCACTCCCTTTTTCTTGGAATCCTCCTAGCGACAACCAAATATTTGATTCCCTGCCATTAATGACAAAAAAGATGTCATTTGACTGAATCCACTAACACTAACTTCAAGTTCAGGAATCACCCACAAGCTATCAAGCAGAGAGAGAAAGAGACAGAAAAAATCTTCACCAACCAGTAGAAGTTTTAGAAAAAAGTGAGTAATAGATTGATAGAGGAAGCCAGTATGTATTTTCACATAG is from Capsicum annuum cultivar UCD-10X-F1 chromosome 5, UCD10Xv1.1, whole genome shotgun sequence and encodes:
- the LOC107871347 gene encoding deaminated glutathione amidase, chloroplastic/cytosolic gives rise to the protein MEFQKERSICQMNICLNTQLSFPYKFAVKSASTGAGKYITMANSVRIAAAQMTSVNNLAVNFDTCSRLVKEAASAGAKLLCFPENFSFVGDLQGESLKIAEPLDGPIMKGYCSLARESNIWLSLGGFQEKGSDDAHLRNTHVLIDDNGNIRSTYSKMHLFDVDVPGGAVYKESSFTEAGKDIVVVDSPFGRLGVTVCYDLRFPELYQQLRFNHDAQVLLVPAAFTTVTGQAHWEILLRARAIETQCYVIAAAQAGKHNEKRESYGNTLIIDPWGTIVGRLPDRSSTGITVADIDFSLIDSVRAKMPVSKHRKPAEFWNRSV